A genomic segment from Polyangium mundeleinium encodes:
- a CDS encoding efflux RND transporter periplasmic adaptor subunit: protein MNRRPTPFLLVAAFLVVGCHHEHQEPQEHGKFLVTSPLRKDTELTRDYVAQIRAIQHIELRALEKGYLQGTFIDEGRQVAKGAKMFQIMPMIYQAEVQKADAEAQLSAIELRNTKLLADKNVVSPNELALARAKLNKAKAEVALASTHKSMTEMRAPFDGLVGRFHVRMGSLVDEGDLLTTLSDNSKVWVYFNVSEVEYLKYESQPEEERISTVKLQMADGQIFDQPGTVETIEADFNNQTGSLAFRATFPNPKGLLRHGETGKILMEVPLKNALLIPQKATFDVLDKKFVFVIDEKNVVHSRPITIAAEMPQVFAVASGLEEHDKILVEGLRKVRDGVTIEVDYKDPSDVFAHLEVPAE from the coding sequence ATGAACCGACGCCCCACGCCCTTCCTCTTGGTCGCCGCCTTCTTGGTGGTGGGGTGCCACCACGAACATCAAGAGCCGCAGGAACACGGCAAGTTTCTCGTGACGAGTCCTCTTCGGAAGGACACCGAGCTCACCCGAGACTACGTCGCACAAATCCGCGCGATCCAGCACATCGAGCTGCGTGCTCTCGAAAAGGGCTACCTGCAAGGGACCTTCATTGACGAGGGCCGTCAGGTCGCGAAGGGCGCGAAGATGTTCCAAATCATGCCCATGATTTACCAGGCAGAGGTGCAGAAGGCCGACGCGGAGGCGCAACTCTCGGCGATCGAGCTCAGAAACACGAAGCTCCTCGCCGATAAGAACGTCGTGTCCCCCAACGAGCTCGCCCTGGCCAGGGCGAAGCTCAACAAGGCGAAGGCCGAAGTGGCGCTCGCGTCGACGCACAAATCGATGACCGAGATGCGGGCGCCGTTCGACGGCCTCGTCGGGCGCTTTCACGTGCGGATGGGCAGCCTGGTCGACGAGGGGGATCTGCTCACGACGCTCTCCGACAACAGCAAGGTATGGGTGTACTTCAACGTCAGCGAGGTGGAGTACCTCAAATACGAATCTCAACCGGAAGAGGAGCGGATCTCCACGGTGAAGCTCCAGATGGCGGATGGCCAGATCTTCGATCAACCCGGCACGGTGGAGACGATCGAGGCTGACTTCAACAACCAGACCGGAAGTCTCGCGTTCAGGGCCACGTTTCCCAATCCCAAGGGGCTGCTCCGTCATGGCGAGACGGGGAAGATCTTGATGGAGGTGCCGCTCAAGAACGCCTTGCTCATTCCGCAGAAGGCGACCTTCGACGTGCTCGACAAGAAGTTCGTCTTCGTCATCGACGAAAAGAACGTCGTCCACTCGCGCCCCATCACCATCGCCGCGGAGATGCCGCAGGTGTTCGCGGTCGCGAGCGGTCTCGAAGAACACGACAAGATCCTCGTGGAAGGCCTGCGCAAGGTCAGGGACGGCGTCACGATCGAGGTCGATTACAAGGATCCCTCGGACGTGTTCGCGCACCTGGAGGTGCCTGCGGAATGA
- a CDS encoding nuclear transport factor 2 family protein, producing the protein MSADEKITLLRAIFKEFAATGDPQILLSNLTDDVVYKLSIGPGTPLSGEFRGQNGVAEYFRGMASVVEHVGLNVHDFFANDEKAVVTGDETLRVVKNGAVFFTEWAVVCTFRGDKICHILVVENLGALSQAYDAPHAGPPATAS; encoded by the coding sequence ATGAGCGCCGACGAAAAGATCACGCTGCTACGTGCAATCTTCAAGGAGTTCGCGGCCACGGGGGACCCGCAGATTCTGCTTTCGAACCTCACCGACGATGTCGTCTATAAGCTCTCGATCGGGCCAGGGACGCCCCTCAGCGGCGAGTTCCGGGGCCAGAATGGGGTCGCGGAGTATTTTCGTGGCATGGCCTCGGTGGTCGAGCACGTAGGGCTCAATGTCCACGACTTCTTCGCCAACGACGAGAAGGCCGTGGTGACCGGCGACGAGACGCTGCGCGTGGTGAAGAATGGCGCCGTCTTCTTCACGGAGTGGGCGGTCGTGTGCACGTTCCGCGGAGACAAGATCTGCCACATCCTGGTGGTCGAGAACCTCGGCGCGCTGAGCCAGGCCTACGACGCGCCGCACGCAGGCCCGCCGGCGACAGCGTCCTGA
- a CDS encoding PAS domain S-box protein, producing the protein MSPVHDENEIQFEHFFETSRDLLCVLSGDGRLIRTNEAFRSTLGYTESSLAGAEFTRLVHPDEAAPLHAFLRPSEEGDASMKLDAGFVHRDLSYRRLLFSLRRVAGDSKVYGVGLEVEAQEPVDEWERRRDLLQKMQATGRVGGWDVDCTTGRQFWTEETYRIHEVPIGFNPNVDNGISFYAPEHQSIITEAFSACAGEGKPYDLELQIVTAKGRRLWVRTAGTAVMENGKVTRVIGAFQDIDDFKRREIEVEEKLAIIAQQRSEIHALSVPVIQVWDDVLALPVVGGLDEARASEITTRLLDAVVSSRARFAILDLTGVESVDAGTAERLSGILRAIQLLGAEGLVTGIRPAVAQTFTCLATGFAGARTLSNLREAIKVCMRGRARRADTRQGPPEKLPRVR; encoded by the coding sequence ATGTCGCCGGTTCACGACGAGAACGAGATCCAATTCGAGCACTTCTTCGAGACGTCCAGGGACCTCCTCTGCGTGCTGAGCGGCGACGGGCGGCTGATCCGCACCAACGAGGCATTCCGGAGCACGCTCGGATATACGGAGTCCTCCCTCGCGGGCGCGGAGTTCACCCGGCTCGTGCACCCCGACGAAGCCGCGCCGCTGCACGCGTTCCTGCGCCCGAGCGAGGAGGGAGACGCGTCGATGAAGCTCGACGCAGGTTTCGTGCACCGGGACCTGAGCTACCGGAGGCTCCTCTTTTCGCTTCGCCGCGTGGCCGGGGATTCGAAGGTGTACGGGGTCGGGCTCGAGGTCGAGGCGCAGGAGCCCGTGGACGAATGGGAGAGGCGGCGTGATCTCCTCCAGAAGATGCAAGCGACGGGGCGCGTCGGGGGATGGGACGTGGATTGCACGACGGGACGCCAGTTCTGGACCGAGGAGACGTACCGGATCCACGAGGTGCCCATCGGCTTCAATCCGAACGTGGACAACGGGATCTCGTTTTACGCGCCGGAACACCAGTCGATCATCACGGAGGCCTTCAGCGCCTGCGCGGGCGAGGGCAAGCCCTACGATCTGGAGTTGCAGATCGTCACCGCGAAGGGCCGCCGGCTCTGGGTGCGCACCGCGGGCACCGCGGTGATGGAGAACGGGAAGGTGACCCGGGTCATCGGGGCCTTCCAGGATATCGACGATTTCAAGCGCCGCGAGATCGAGGTCGAGGAGAAGCTCGCGATCATCGCGCAGCAGCGGTCGGAGATTCACGCGCTCTCCGTGCCGGTCATTCAGGTGTGGGACGACGTCCTCGCGCTGCCGGTCGTCGGCGGGCTCGACGAGGCGCGCGCGTCCGAGATCACGACGCGGCTGCTCGACGCCGTCGTGTCGAGCCGGGCGCGGTTCGCGATTCTGGACCTGACCGGGGTGGAGAGCGTGGACGCGGGGACGGCGGAGCGGCTCTCGGGCATCCTCCGCGCCATTCAGCTCCTCGGGGCGGAGGGGCTCGTCACGGGGATCCGGCCCGCCGTGGCGCAGACCTTCACGTGCCTCGCCACGGGGTTCGCGGGAGCGAGGACGCTCAGCAACCTGCGCGAGGCCATCAAGGTATGCATGCGGGGGCGCGCGCGGCGCGCGGACACGCGACAGGGCCCTCCCGAAAAACTGCCACGCGTGCGGTAG